Proteins from a single region of Drosophila biarmipes strain raj3 chromosome 3R, RU_DBia_V1.1, whole genome shotgun sequence:
- the LOC108032238 gene encoding sulfhydryl oxidase 2-like, which translates to MILLLKTLLYGLLLLAPAPVSARLNARKSANEASLYSDTDNVIMVDIGSLRPALNMNNGKLVQFLNSFCGDCHRFAPVFKTLARDLYKWRRILRIYGVDCAQERNAELCREFNIRQTPSLRFFSPDTQRNHQVLGAVIPGQDPKLIKSSLAEMLSQDDYGAGQPNFRPLKPDEDTKSLLLEFKDLDSPVKFIALVLQPKDSKIGRDTLLELLPFKEVAVRIVEDAKHFANFGLQASNQKLAIIDASGSAQYLAPSADTSEAYAATVGDFLKNLNYKPDPPLPMAVPSNMTDFLDQQHLAILSEVLKPPPKVYRADLEQAIDKLLHIELRKWVSLEGNNLNALKNIVTILSYLNPLNKDGKLLMDDLRSTLMPLQSIKGAEFGDLVDSLEKNRRVFKGRRYVGCISSRPLLRSFTCSMWTLFHYLTVESAKPPNYFAPGSVLITIHGFAKYFFGCTDCSQHFQQMAIRRNLWAVKTHDEEILWLWAAHNEVNQRIAGDSTEDPKFPKIQFPSPENCPTCRNNNSEWRNDEVLKYLKNLYDKKNLSFYGLPTPQGYS; encoded by the coding sequence ATGATTCTCCTACTCAAGACGCTTCTTTATGGCCTGCTGCTCCTCGCCCCCGCGCCAGTCTCAGCCCGGCTAAATGCCCGAAAGTCGGCCAACGAGGCGAGTCTCTACAGCGACACAGACAATGTGATCATGGTCGACATCGGATCGCTGCGGCCGGCTCTCAACATGAACAACGGCAAGCTGGTGCAGTTCCTCAACAGTTTCTGCGGCGACTGTCATCGATTTGCGCCGGTCTTCAAGACCCTTGCCCGCGATCTGTACAAGTGGCGCAGGATTCTCCGCATCTACGGCGTGGATTGCGCCCAGGAGAGAAATGCCGAGCTCTGTAGGGAGTTTAATATCCGGCAGACGCCCTCACTGCGGTTCTTCAGTCCGGACACACAGAGGAACCATCAAGTTCTTGGCGCTGTCATCCCAGGGCAGGATCCCAAGTTGATTAAGTCATCTCTGGCCGAAATGCTTTCCCAAGATGACTACGGTGCCGGTCAGCCCAACTTTCGCCCTCTAAAACCCGATGAAGATACAAAATCTCTGTTGCTTGAATTCAAAGATCTGGACAGTCCGGTGAAGTTCATTGCTCTCGTCCTCCAACCAAAGGACTCCAAGATTGGCAGAGACACTCTGCTGGAACTGCTGCCCTTCAAGGAAGTTGCAGTGAGGATAGTTGAAGATGCAAAGCATTTCGCCAACTTTGGACTGCAGGCATCCAACCAGAAGTTGGCCATTATAGATGCAAGTGGTAGTGCCCAGTATCTGGCGCCTTCTGCGGATACAAGTGAAGCCTACGCTGCCACTGTGGGGGATTTCCTTAAGAACCTAAATTACAAGCCAGATCCACCTCTTCCCATGGCGGTACCTTCAAATATGACCGACTTTCTGGACCAACAACATCTGGCCATTCTCAGCGAGGTTCTCAAGCCGCCACCCAAGGTCTATCGTGCCGATTTGGAACAGGCAATCGACAAACTCCTGCACATCGAACTTCGCAAATGGGTCTCTTTGGAGGGCAACAACCTGAATgctctaaaaaatattgttaccATATTGAGCTATCTTAATCCTTTAAACAAGGATGGAAAGTTATTGATGGATGATTTGCGCAGTACCCTGATGCCTTTGCAGAGCATAAAAGGAGCTGAGTTTGGGGATTTGGTTGATTCCCTGGAAAAGAATCGGAGGGTCTTCAAGGGAAGGCGCTACGTTGGCTGCATTTCATCACGACCTCTGTTGCGGAGCTTCACCTGCTCCATGTGGACACTGTTTCACTATTTGACAGTGGAGTCTGCAAAGCCACCGAACTACTTTGCGCCGGGTTCCGTGCTGATAACCATTCATGGTTTCGCCAAGTACTTCTTCGGCTGCACGGATTGCTCCCAGCACTTTCAGCAGATGGCCATTCGCCGGAATCTGTGGGCGGTGAAGACCCACGACGAGGAGATCCTCTGGCTCTGGGCAGCCCACAACGAGGTCAACCAACGTATTGCTGGCGACTCCACCGAGGATCCCAAGTTCCCGAAGATTCAGTTTCCCAGCCCCGAGAACTGTCCCACCTGCCGGAACAACAACTCAGAGTGGCGAAACGATGAAGTCCTAAAGTATTTGAAAAACCTCTATGATAAGAAAAACCTGAGCTTCTACGGACTTCCCACCCCACAAGGTTACTCTTGA
- the LOC122818194 gene encoding sulfhydryl oxidase 1-like: protein MFVSALYLKLMLLAIIGKQSFAQELQLIDDTNFTHLGEASPIDLRTAVYEKELNREDKALIRYLMNAKLVVYYADLELALGVLLNYEINDHDILGGEDLRVMRKFLDSLCTLQPLATPLQLQFLKDFKKYLHCGVRFFGYEIHEWIVDYERTNGKVFAATDYVGCHGSKPQLRGWPCTLWQLFYFMTVQGSDLGEGFFQPPYEAGDMVKLIIDFVKNFYVRCPDCCEYFVDMAKAKKYDWFEYHDDEIMWLWEFHNAFSKKVGGLGQDPFFKKIAFPSTKYFLRKMLRVLGLSHCKSLLLTLIIQGILLIKIQGGVEKETLYSKYDNVQMVTGTSFQGDLTDPALGKLVQFMNIFCGHCRRFAPTFKKMARGLQKWNRVLRIYSVDCAESVNVKLCRDFAIKSTPTLRYYPSKFLKSKMGLGTNIDTTDPEQIIKILTGYLAKNDYSGTRELKPIFEPVQLTDKVSTILERFGHNLPYILLVLQPQNSRVGIQTILDLLPYPDVGVRILNDAQLFENFGLQPADQKIALLDGTGKVEPLTPANESSAAYVASVKEFLEEKGHTSIPELPTTIAPRVVLPMGLDAVILKTVLDSPPTVYQADLEQAIDQLLHVEIPKTPIIKGENLLALRHLVKVFQRFNPLNKEGRNLINRLLRHLFSINELTGEEFLTAINKIEANPRKIFRGRRYVGCIGSMPFTRGITCSFWTLFHYLTVMSAENPKVLRPGGVIKGLYGFAKFFFGCTDCSQHFQKMAKRRKIRKVKSHDEEVLWLWAAHNEVNQRLSGDPTEDPMFLKVQYPLKKHCPACHTSNGWNTAEVLKYLKRIYNLKNVSFYGLPFFNRS from the exons ATGTTTGTGTCCGCTTTGTATCTCAAGCTTATGCTATTAGCCATCATTGGAAAACAGTCTTTCGCCCAGGAACTTCAGTTAATCGACGACACAAATTTTACACATTTAGGAGAAGCTTCGCCAATCGATTTAAGGACTGCTGTGTATGAAAAGGAACTAAATCGGGAGGACAAGGCTCTCATTCGCTATTTAATGAATGCAAAGTTAGTGGTCTACTATGCTGACTTGGAGCTGGCACTTGGTGTGCTGTTGAACTATGAGATAAATGATCATGATATCCTCGGAGGAGAGGATCTGCGAGTTATGAGGAAGTTTCTGGACTCTCTGTGTACCTTACAACCGCTAGCCACACCCCTCCAACTGCAGTTTCTCAAGGATTTTAAGAAGTATCTACACTGCGGTGTTCGGTTCTTTGGATACGAGATACACGAATGGATCGTTGACTACGAGCGGACCAATGGCAAGGTCTTTGCTGCCACGGACTACGTGGGATGCCATGGATCCAAGCCGCAGTTAAGGGGCTGGCCCTGCACCCTGTGGCAGCTTTTTTACTTCATGACCGTCCAGGGATCCGACCTTGGGGAGGGGTTCTTCCAGCCACCCTACGAAGCCGGCGATATGGTCAAGCTGATTATAGATTTCGTCAAGAACTTCTACGTCAGATGCCCGGATTGCTGTGAATACTTTGTGGACATGGCGAAGGCAAAGAAGTACGACTGGTTCGAATATCATGACGACGAGATCATGTGGCTGTGGGAGTTTCACAATGCTTTCTCTAAAAAAGTAGGCGGCTTGGGTCAGGATCCATTCTTCAAGAAAATAGCGTTTCCTAGCACAAAATACT tctTAAGGAAAATGCTTAGGGTATTAGGGTTATCGCATTGCAAGAGCCTCCTCCTAACCCTAATAATACAGGGAATCCTTTTGATTAAGATCCAGGGAGGTGTTGAAAAGGAAACTCTGTACTCTAAATATGATAATGTTCAAATGGTAACCGGCACCAGTTTTCAGGGAGATCTAACCGACCCTGCCCTGGGAAAGTTGGTGCAGTTCATGAACATTTTCTGCGGACATTGCCGGAGATTCGCGCCCACCTTTAAGAAAATGGCCAGAGGTCTGCAAAAGTGGAACCGAGTTCTCCGCATATATTCCGTGGACTGTGCCGAATCAGTGAATGTAAAGCTTTGTCGTGATTTTGCCATTAAATCGACACCCACTCTGCGCTACTATCCTTCCAAATTTCTAAAGTCGAAAATGGGACTCGGCACCAATATTGACACCACTGATCCCGAGCAAATCATTAAAATACTAACTGGCTATCTGGCCAAAAACGACTACAGTGGAACGAGGGAGCTGAAGCCCATCTTTGAGCCTGTTCAGCTGACTGACAAGGTTTCCACGATCCTCGAGCGATTTGGCCACAATCTGCCATACATTTTGCTTGTTCTCCAGCCACAGAACTCTCGGGTTGGCATACAAACGATTCTCGACCTGCTGCCCTATCCAGATGTGGGTGTAAGGATACTAAATGATGCTCAACTCTTCGAAAACTTCGGACTGCAGCCTGCTGACCAAAAAATAGCGCTCTTAGATGGAACTGGAAAAGTGGAACCACTTACGCCTGCCAATGAAAGTAGCGCTGCCTATGTGGCCAGTGTTAAGGAATTTCTGGAGGAAAAAGGGCATACCAGTATTCCAGAATTGCCGACAACAATAGCTCCCAGAGTGGTGTTGCCCATGGGGCTCGATGCTGTTATACTGAAAACTGTGCTGGACTCACCGCCGACGGTCTACCAGGCGGACTTGGAGCAGGCCATCGACCAACTCCTCCACGTCGAAATACCCAAAACGCCAATTATAAAAGGCGAAAACCTATTGGCCCTTCGACATCTTGTGAAGGTGTTTCAGCGCTTTAATCCCTTAAACAAAGAAGGAAGGAACCTTATAAATCGCCTCCTACGTCACCTGTTCTCAATTAACGAACTCACAGGAGAGGAGTTCCTAACCGCTATCAACAAAATTGAAGCAAACCCGAGAAAAATATTCAGGGGCAGACGATACGTCGGCTGTATTGGCTCAATGCCCTTTACGCGGGGTATTACCTGCTCCTTTTGGACCCTGTTCCATTACCTTACCGTAATGTCAGCTGAAAACCCCAAAGTTCTTCGACCAGGCGGCGTGATAAAAGGCCTATATGGTTTTGCCAAGTTCTTTTTCGGTTGTACGGACTGCTCCCAGCACTTTCAAAAGATGGCCAAAAGGCGGAAAATACGAAAAGTAAAGAGCCACGACGAGGAGGTCCTTTGGCTGTGGGCGGCCCACAACGAGGTGAACCAGCGATTGTCTGGCGATCCCACAGAGGATCCCATGTTCCTCAAAGTGCAGTATCCGCTGAAGAAGCACTGCCCCGCCTGCCATACATCGAATGGTTGGAACACAGCTGAGGTACTAAAGTACCTAAAACGCATTTACAACCTCAAAAATGTCAGCTTCTACGGACTGCCCTTCTTCAATCGGTCTTAG